The sequence TCCAGCTGTCCTATTTCGGGGCCGAGGTCATGGCCGTGAACATGGTCGCTATCCTCTCCTTGCGAGAAGTGGGCATCCTGCTGACGTCGATCATGGTGGCCGGCCGTTCCGGTTCGGCCTTCACCGCAGAGATCGGCTCCATGAAGATGCGCGAAGAGATCGACGCCATGCGTACGCTCGGCATCGATCCCATGGACACGCTGGTCCTGCCGCGGGTCGCCGCGCTCATTGTGGCGTTGCCGCTCCTCACCTTCATGGGAGATATCGCCGCGCTCGCTGGCGGCGGCGTGATGGCGTGGGTCATGCTCGGACTGGATCCGCCTCTCTACATCGACAAGCTCCAAGAGATCGTCAGTTTCCGGCATTTCATGGTCGGCATGATCAAGGCGCCGTTTGCGGCCGTGATCATCGCACTCGTCGGGTGCCTAGAAGGCCTGCGCGTTGAAGGCAGCGCCGAGTCCTTGGGCGTTCACGTGACCTCCGCCGTGGTCAAGGCGATCTTTCTCGTGATCTGCATCGACGGCATCTTCGCCATGTTCCTCGCGGGGATCGGCCAGTGATCGTCGAGGACGGACGCGAAATTCTGATCCGCGTGCGCGGGCTCGCAAAGAGTTTCGGCACACATCAGATTTGGGAGTCGCTCAACCTCGATGTGTACCGGGGGGAAATCCTGGCCATCGTCGGCGGCTCGGGCCAAGGCAAGTCCGTGTTGATGCGGGTGATCACGGGTCTGGTTCGACCCGACAACGGGGTCGTCACGCTGTTCGGACAAGAAGAACACTCGCTGTCGCCCGGGGCGCGGCTCGAGATCGAAAGGCGCTGGGGCATTCTCTTTCAGGACGGAGCGTTGTTCTCGTCTCTCACGGTGTTGCAGAACATCGAGGTC comes from Methyloceanibacter stevinii and encodes:
- a CDS encoding MlaE family ABC transporter permease, producing MVREPWRFRPISFIHHLDHAGLRALPIIFLICFLIGAVVMQQGVVQLSYFGAEVMAVNMVAILSLREVGILLTSIMVAGRSGSAFTAEIGSMKMREEIDAMRTLGIDPMDTLVLPRVAALIVALPLLTFMGDIAALAGGGVMAWVMLGLDPPLYIDKLQEIVSFRHFMVGMIKAPFAAVIIALVGCLEGLRVEGSAESLGVHVTSAVVKAIFLVICIDGIFAMFLAGIGQ